The following proteins are co-located in the Candidatus Binataceae bacterium genome:
- a CDS encoding pirin family protein, which yields MIAIRKAPERGRTHLDWLDSRHSFSFGDYHDPQQMGFRDLRVINDDRVAPAGGFATHGHRDMEIVTYVLDGELQHRDSLGNGSVIRPGEVQRMSAGTGIMHSEFNPSRDKPVHFLQIWILPEKAGLKPGYEQRSFDHDSSRGKFIELASRDAHGNELTVHQDVEISVATLAAGESVAKQIKPGRFGWLQVARGAVRLGDSRLGEGDGAAISDESGLELKALEPAELLFFDLR from the coding sequence ATGATTGCTATTCGCAAAGCTCCGGAACGGGGAAGGACCCACCTCGATTGGCTCGACAGCCGCCACTCGTTTTCATTCGGCGACTACCACGACCCGCAACAGATGGGCTTCCGCGATCTGCGCGTGATTAACGACGATCGCGTCGCGCCGGCCGGCGGTTTCGCAACCCACGGCCACCGCGACATGGAAATCGTTACCTACGTCCTCGACGGCGAGCTCCAGCATCGCGACAGCCTCGGTAACGGCTCGGTGATTCGTCCGGGCGAAGTGCAGAGGATGTCGGCGGGCACGGGAATCATGCACAGCGAATTCAATCCGTCGCGCGATAAGCCGGTGCACTTCCTGCAAATCTGGATCTTGCCGGAAAAAGCAGGGCTCAAGCCGGGCTACGAGCAGCGTTCGTTCGATCACGATTCGTCACGCGGCAAGTTTATCGAGCTCGCATCGCGGGATGCTCACGGCAACGAGCTCACGGTGCATCAGGATGTGGAGATTTCGGTTGCGACGCTCGCCGCTGGAGAATCGGTCGCGAAGCAGATCAAGCCGGGACGCTTCGGATGGCTACAGGTAGCGCGCGGCGCGGTCAGGCTCGGCGATTCGAGGCTCGGCGAAGGCGACGGCGCCGCCATCAGCGATGAATCAGGACTCGAGCTCAAAGCTCTCGAACCGGCGGAACTTCTGTTCTTCGACTTACGTTGA